CACCTTCCTGCACAAGTACAATCTCCTCTGGCTGCCATGCTGGAGCACGTGGCCATTGGCGTTGAGCTGACCGAGCACTTGCTTAGCGGCCTGAAAACAGCAGTAGAAAGCGAAGATCTGGCAGCCAGTATTAACTACCTCAGAGCCTTGTCTGGCAGTCATAGTCTGGGGCTGATTGCGGAAGCAGTAGACACTATTTTGGACTCTTCACTCGCGGCGCAAGCTGATTTGCAACTGACCATTACCGGACGTTGCTGGGAGACTCTGACCGACTCACTAAGGCTTATCAAACTGATGGATTGTGCCGCTCACAACACTGAAGTGGACGGCTTATTTGAAAGCATTTTCGCCGATCTGGTTGCAATTCCGACACTGCGCCCACATGTCTTAGCTCTACTTAGAACAGAAAATCGCAGTGAAACACTGTCCAGGGCAATAGGCAGGCTATTTAAACGATGATCACTCTTTGGCTTTTTATTCTTATCGGCGCAGTCATTGCGTTCTTTTGGTTTGGCCGTCAGATAGCAGAGGCGGCACAACAGCATGCGGTTGGACAAGCTGAAAAGCTCAATGTCCAGCTACTCAGTGTAGCCTGTGTTAAACGCAGGCTCGCCGTGCTGAGTAATGGCAGGCTGGGAATAAAAAGTCAATTTGCCTTTGAGTTCAGCTCAGATCAGCAAAGTGCCTATACCGGTACTATGCACCTAGAAAACCTGCGCCTTAAAAAGATGGATATTCCACCGCACCGAATAGGCTGATTGGTGTTACCGTGCTGTTCACTGAAGATGACTAACGTGATAGGTTGATATGTGAAGTTAGGGCGTGATAGTAAAGCATACTGTGTGGTGAACTGAATAAAAAAACCAAGGCGTAACCCTTGCGCTACGCCCCAATCTGACGAATTTCCTGGGAGGTATCCGATACCTCTGCCTACAACAAACTAGCAAGCCGCCAAGCTTCATCATCCCCTGAACGGGTATACATCCTGACACACCCGATCTTCTTCCCTGACTTCATCCGATAGGTTACATCCTGTAGATATCCTTACCGCATCCAAGCACATCCTTTGTCGGCCGATGTGAACAGTTTCGCACCTGTCGACGTGTCTTCCCTATTCCTTTTATAAACAACGTCCTTTTGTGTCCTGAGCCATCCTGACTCTATCCACTTCGCTTATCCTAAGCGCTCCTGACCTTCCCTTGCTTAACACCGTCCTGATGTTATCTGAGCCATCCTGACTCTGTCCTCTTCGCTTTTCCTAAGCGCTCCTGACCTTCCTTTGGTTAACATCGTCCTGATGTTGTCTGAGCCATCCTGACTCTGTCCTCTTCGCTTTTCCTAAGCGCTCCTGACCTTCCTTTGGTTAACATCGTCCTGATGTTATCTGAGCCATCTTGACTCTGTCCTCTTCGCTTTTCCTAAGCGCTCCTGACCTTCCTTTGGGTAACATCCTCCTGATGTTGCCTGAGTCATCCTGACCCTATCCTCTTCGCTTTTCCTAAGCGCTCCTGACCTTCCTTTGGTTAACATCGTCCTGATGTTATTTGAGTCATCCTGACTCCATCCTCTTCGCTTTTCCTAAGCGCTCCTGACCTTCCTTTGGTTAACATCGTCCTGATGTTATTTGAGCCATCCTGACTCTGTCCACTTCGCTTTTCCTAAGCGCTCCTGACCTTCCTGTGGTTAACATCGTCCTGACGTTATCCGAGCCATCCTGACTCTGTCCGCTTCACCTCTTCCTGGCGCTGGTGTCCTTCCGTCCTTGAACATGATTAAGTTTACGCAATCCTGGACAATGAAAAAGGCGCTTTTTCGCATGCTTTTTTTCGTCATTTACTTGAAACAATGAAAAACTATTTATTATTCATGCCGTTAATTGTTTTTTAGGGGTTAAAGCAGTAGGTCTAAAACGCCTTAACCTACAACCTTGTGAGAAAAGTCTCACAGGCTTTTTTCCATAATGGCTGCTCGTGTTTTAAACAGCAGTTCGCCCTGAACTGACTTGAAGGTTAAAACCTGAAATTTTTCATAGCCATGCTGGCGAAAAAAGGCATTCTGATCAGCCTCTGACACAAACACGCCAAGGCCACTGGCGACGGGGTTTTCTTTTACCAATTCATCCAGCGCATCCAGTAAATGATGTCCCAGGCCCTGGCCCTGGTAGTGCGGCTCAACGGCGATAAAAGACAAAAAATAATAATGCCCCTGCTCCGCCAGCGCTTCGCGAATGGTTTTTTCTTTGTCTATTAACTGCTGTGTTTGTAGATATCCGGCGCTCATCATTAATCGTAAACGCCAGTCCCAGCGTCGCGAGGCCTGTAACTCGGTTTGCGCTTCAAACACGCACGCAATCGCAAGCAGAGACTGCGCCTGATACAACCCAATCAAGGGCTGAGCTGACTGGCCAAAGCACGACAGCTCCTCGCGGATCAATGCACGCAGACGTGACTCATAAGTCTGCGCATCCGAGCCCCCCAGCACATCTTTAAATAACTTATCATCGTGGTAGGCCCTGTATAACAGACTGGCAGCTACAGTACTGTCTTCGGGGAGTAAATGTTTAACGGTTAGTTGTGCGCTGGATGCCGGGTTAGTCATGGCGATTCCTTGTCTTGTTGTTGTGATTATCCGACGAATTTTGCTTGGCCGGTGTGCTAAATCTACTATAGTTATAGCGCACTATTTAAACAACAAGAGGGGCATATGGATACCAGCGCACATAATTTGAAGAACTTATTCGCTCAACTCGGGTTGGACAATAGCGAGGCCAGTATGGAAGCTTTTTTCGCCCAGCACAGCCTGCCCAGTGATATGCTGCTGGCAGAAGCGCCATTTTGGAATGAAGGGCAAAAACACTTTATTGAAGAATCACTTAGAGAGGATGCTGACTGGAGTGAAGTCATTGACGAGCTAGACGCGCGATTGCGTTAAGGAACCAGCAACGATAACCTAGTGCGCGAGCGTATGCGATAAAATGCCAGCTACGCCCGCTCCTTACCTGCTAGTCGTGCATAGTGCCTGTGTTCACGCCGCCATTCGCACAGCTGGGCTTGTTTTACTGGTGATGTTCCGGCGGCTAAAGTGTTACAATGCAGTGAGTTTTATTTTCCAGAGGCCGCTATATGCATCCCGCAGTTTTGAACGCAATTGCCGCACTCGTTGCGCAAGGCAAAACCCCCACCGTTGCCACCACCAAAGCCAAACTGGCAGAGCCTGTCGCCATGCCCCTGATCATTGCGGGACTGACGGCTTACAAAAATAATCCTGACCTATTATCAACACTTGAACAACAAACTGAGCAAGCCGCGCAGCCAAGCGAGGACAAGGACCAAACTCAGCTGGATCGCATTGAGGCTAAGCTGGACAAACTGCTCGCCCTGCTGGAGTCTCGCTAATATGTTTGTGGTTGATCTCACTTTTGACTGTTACCAGGACACCACGCTGGAACTGGCCGAGCAGGCCATTAACAGGCTGGTCAATGCCTTGCGTTTTAATGGCCAAATCATCGGTGATGAATTCCCCACCGTGCTGAAGGAAGGTTTTTTTATCACCCGGGTGATGTGTCCACTTGAAGACTCTTTGCATCCGCTGCATCACAGCCCTTTTGTCAAACATGCCATTGAGCAACTGCAACAGGCAGGATTGCTGGCCCCTAAAGTAAAAGTGATTGGTCAGGATATTCACGCTAATGGTGCCGATCAGTGCCAATCTCCGTCCAGCTTTATTCTTTACACCACGTATGTGCATACCTGCAGCCCGCTCTATTGCGGTGATGATTTTCAGCCGGTTCCGCTATACACCATTCCGGCCATCGCCAACGGGGACTACAAGGCATTAATCAAATGGCAGGAAGACTGGCAGGCCTGTGATCAGATCCAGATCAATGGCGCCACGCGCTGCGAGTTTGCCGCTCTGAACGAGTTGACCAGCCTGGACAGCGACCTGACCCGGCGAGGGCTGGACCTGAGTAAACGGATCCGTTATCTCACCAAAAAACCCGTGTATTACTACCTGTACCGGGTTGGCGGCGAGAGTCTGGCGCAGGAAAAGGCGCGTAAGTGCCCGGGATGCGGTGAGCACTGGGCATTGGATGAACCCTGGTTTGGGATTTTCGACTTTAAGTGTGATACCTGCGAGCTGGTCTCTAATATTTCCTGGGACTTTCAGTAAGGGGTGATGAGGCCATCACCCGGCAGGTCTTTAAAACTGTTCCGTTAACTGGCTCAGGAATGCGCTCAGGCTGGGCGCCAGCACGGTATGTGGTGCCTTACCGACACGCTCAAGGCACACTTCTCCGCTACTCAGCTGCACAGTGATCAGCACATCTTCCTGTGCAGTCAGGCCAATAAAAACGGTATCAGCTTGTTTCAGGCGACGCTTCATCAGTACATGGCCTGTGATATTCTGCTGCAAACGCTCAAAGTCCTCTTCGTTCCAGGCTTGCAACAACTCAATTTCTTCTCCCTCCAGCATAAGCAGTATATTGCCGCCATAAGCCGAGCCGTAAAAGTCACTCAGCTCAGCGCTAAACTGGGTATCCAGTGCACTGGCCAGCGCATTCAAATCCCCGCCAGGGGTTCTTGGTACTGCCTGCCAGGCTATCAGCCCATCACCCCTTGGCTCACCAGTCTCACAGGGGCTGGGCCATTGTTCGTCATATTGGATCAGTGGCCAGTGGCCCTGGGATTGCTGCACCGAGTTGGCAAATTTTTCGTGAAGTTCGAGGATCAAAGTGCGCACGCTCATACTGCTATTCTCGCTCATTATTCGCTATAATCGCTGTCATTGTAACTACTAATGGACCAACATGACAGACTACAATAACGCCCCGGAGTTAAAAGCTTCTGTGCTGGGTAAAACCACAGAATACGCCAGTCAGTATGACCCCAGCCTGCTGCACCCTATCGCCCGTAAGCTCAACCGCGACCAGATAGCCGTAGACGAGCAGGCATTGCCGTTTTTTGGTGAAGACATCTGGCACGGCTATGAGCTGTCCTGGCTGAACTCAAAAGGCAAACCGCAGGTGGCTATCGCGCGATTTGTATTCCCTTGTCAGAGCAGCCACATTATCGAGTCCAAATCCTTTAAGCTCTATCTGAATAGTTTTAATCAGAGCAAATTTGACAGCTTTGATAGCGTACGCAATGCCTTGCAGCAAGACCTATCCGCAGCAGCCAAATGTGATGTGGCAGTGACGCTGTATGGCCCCGACGACCATGATTGCCTGCCATTTTCGGCGCTGCCGGGCGAGTGTATTGATGAGTTAGATATAACAGTAGATGATTACAGCCCGCGCGATGGCCTGCTGGCACTGCAAAGCGACGAGCCGGTCAGTGAAACCCTGCACAGCCACTTGCTTAAGTCGAACTGCCTGATCACCTCACAGCCAGACTGGGCCAGTATCGTGATCCGTTATGAGGGCGCGAAAATCTGCCGGGAGTCGCTGCTGCGTTACCTGATCTCATTTCGCGACCATAACGAGTTTCACGAGCAGTGTGTTGAGCGCATTTACTGCGACCTGCTGCGCGCGCTCAACCCCAGCAAGCTGGAAGTCTACGCCCGTTATACCCGCCGTGGCGGCCTGGATATCAATCCATTTCGCTCCAGCGAGCAAAATCAGACCGCCTTCAACGTGCGGATCAACCGTCAATAAAGGCCTGTACCGGTACGCTAACAGCGCACACATCGGTGTGATTGGCCTGGTGTAAAAACCAGGCTTCCGGACGGTTTTTACGTGCAGCAATCAAAGCCCGAAAAGCACGGCTTTCGGTGTTAAACACCCGAAAACGCTGCTTATCCGTCTTCTCAATGTCCGCCAGTACCTCAACCGCCAGAATAGGGTTAAAAGGCAGGCTATTCTGGGGCTGTCGGTGCAATCGCTGCACATGCTCCATCCCCGCTAACACCCGGCCAAAAACCGTGGTATTTAAATCCAGATAACGCTGTGCGCTGAGCGTAAAGTAGAACTCAGTCCCGCCGCTGTCGGCGTCATTCTGCCGCGCCATGGCAAACGCCCCTGGGCAATGGGTTTGCCAGGTGCGTGTTCCCTCGTCGTTCTGTGCCACAGCAAACCCATGTAAAAATCCACTGCGTGGTGCATACCCGTCAACCAGGTTTAAGCCGGTGATCTCCAAAGGCTTGGCCGTTTCCAGATAAAACTCGCCAGGGATGGTTTTTTTACCATTGACAGGGCGCTTCTGATCATTTTGGTCCCCCCCTGTGCAACAAAGCCTTCAACAAACCGGTATATCGACAGCCCCTGATAAAAACCCTCGCGTGCCAGCGCTTTGATATTGCTCACGTGTCCCGGTGCTAGCTCAGGATTCAGCTCAACATAGACCGGGCCACCCGGCAGGGTGATTTTAAGGATCTGCTCCGGCTCGACAGTACGCCAGTCCGACTCGCTGGCCTGTGCGATGATGTCAGCGGGAGAAAGACCAGTTAACGCTGAGGATGTCTTATCAGCATTGGCCTGTTCAGGGCTTGACTGGCAGGCAGTGAGGGTGAGGAGCAACATGGCTGCCATGCTCAGTCTGGTTGGTTTGCGTGTTATTATTGTCATTGTATTTTCCTGGTTGATACCACAATTCGCTCCGTGACAACGGCGTCTCGGCAGACAAAGTCGGATTTGGTAAGTTCAGT
The Pseudoalteromonas viridis DNA segment above includes these coding regions:
- the queF gene encoding NADPH-dependent 7-cyano-7-deazaguanine reductase QueF (Catalyzes the NADPH-dependent reduction of 7-cyano-7-deazaguanine (preQ0) to 7-aminomethyl-7-deazaguanine (preQ1) in queuosine biosynthesis), with protein sequence MTDYNNAPELKASVLGKTTEYASQYDPSLLHPIARKLNRDQIAVDEQALPFFGEDIWHGYELSWLNSKGKPQVAIARFVFPCQSSHIIESKSFKLYLNSFNQSKFDSFDSVRNALQQDLSAAAKCDVAVTLYGPDDHDCLPFSALPGECIDELDITVDDYSPRDGLLALQSDEPVSETLHSHLLKSNCLITSQPDWASIVIRYEGAKICRESLLRYLISFRDHNEFHEQCVERIYCDLLRALNPSKLEVYARYTRRGGLDINPFRSSEQNQTAFNVRINRQ
- a CDS encoding DUF3301 domain-containing protein — its product is MITLWLFILIGAVIAFFWFGRQIAEAAQQHAVGQAEKLNVQLLSVACVKRRLAVLSNGRLGIKSQFAFEFSSDQQSAYTGTMHLENLRLKKMDIPPHRIG
- a CDS encoding GNAT family N-acetyltransferase translates to MTNPASSAQLTVKHLLPEDSTVAASLLYRAYHDDKLFKDVLGGSDAQTYESRLRALIREELSCFGQSAQPLIGLYQAQSLLAIACVFEAQTELQASRRWDWRLRLMMSAGYLQTQQLIDKEKTIREALAEQGHYYFLSFIAVEPHYQGQGLGHHLLDALDELVKENPVASGLGVFVSEADQNAFFRQHGYEKFQVLTFKSVQGELLFKTRAAIMEKSL
- the syd gene encoding SecY-interacting protein, producing MSVRTLILELHEKFANSVQQSQGHWPLIQYDEQWPSPCETGEPRGDGLIAWQAVPRTPGGDLNALASALDTQFSAELSDFYGSAYGGNILLMLEGEEIELLQAWNEEDFERLQQNITGHVLMKRRLKQADTVFIGLTAQEDVLITVQLSSGEVCLERVGKAPHTVLAPSLSAFLSQLTEQF
- a CDS encoding Zn-ribbon-containing protein — translated: MFVVDLTFDCYQDTTLELAEQAINRLVNALRFNGQIIGDEFPTVLKEGFFITRVMCPLEDSLHPLHHSPFVKHAIEQLQQAGLLAPKVKVIGQDIHANGADQCQSPSSFILYTTYVHTCSPLYCGDDFQPVPLYTIPAIANGDYKALIKWQEDWQACDQIQINGATRCEFAALNELTSLDSDLTRRGLDLSKRIRYLTKKPVYYYLYRVGGESLAQEKARKCPGCGEHWALDEPWFGIFDFKCDTCELVSNISWDFQ
- a CDS encoding DUF2789 domain-containing protein, with translation MDTSAHNLKNLFAQLGLDNSEASMEAFFAQHSLPSDMLLAEAPFWNEGQKHFIEESLREDADWSEVIDELDARLR